TCCAGTGTTGCACGAATTAAATGTTCTTTTGTTGTACCACGAGTCAAACCAAAAATTGCACCGCGCGCTTCTTGGTCCCAATAAGGTGCACCTAATCCAGTAAAAGCCGGAACAACATACACATTATCACTATCTTTAACACGACTAGCATAAGTCTCAGAATCTGGCGCTTGATCAAACAAACGCAGTCCGTCGCGTAACCATTGAATAGCAGAACCTGCAACAAAAATACTCCCTTCTAATGCATAAGTAATTTTGCCGTTAATTCCATAACCAATGGTCGTCAGCAATCCATTTTGAGAAGTGATTGCATCACTGCCGGTATTCATAACGATAAAGGCACCTGTTCCATACGTATTTTTGACATTGCCAACTTCAAAAGCCTGCTGCCCAAACAACGCAGCTTGTTGATCACCGGCCATACCTGCGATTGGGATTTTTTGACCATAAAATAAATAATCGTCTGTGTAACCATAAATTTCAGAATTTGAACGAACTTCAGGCAATAATGTTTTGGGAATATCCAAAAGACTTAGAATTTCTTCATCCCAACACAAGTCGTGAATGTTAAACATCATTGTTCGACTGGCATTCGTGTAATCGGTCACGTGAACCTTACCGCCAGTTAATTTCCACAAAAGCCACGTGTCAATTGTTCCAAATAACAATGTACCTTCTTCTGCCTGCTTTCTTGCACCACGAACGTTATCTAAAATCCATTTTACCTTTGTCGCCGAAAAATAAGAGTCAATCAAAAGGCCAGTCTTTTGTTGAATCATTTCGCTATGACCTGCTTCTTTTAAAGCTGCCGCAATTTCATTTGTTTGCTTTGACTGCCATACAATCGCATTATAAATTGGTTCTCCTGTTTCTTTATCCCAGATTACTGTCGTTTCCCGCTGATTGGTAATCCCGATTGCTGCAATTTGATGTGGCTTAATATTGCCATCGATTAAGGCATCTGCAATCACTGACTGAATTGAATTCCAAATTTCAACCGGATTGTGTTCTACCCAGCCGGCTTTAGGAAAAATCTGAGGAAATTCCCGCTGTGCACTAACCACAGCTTTTCCTGCTTTATTAAAAATGATGGCCCGAGAACTAGTTGTTCCTTGGTCCAACGCTAAAATGTATTTTGCTTTCACACGATTAACCTCTTTCTTTCTATCTTCAAAGCATTAATAGTATAGCACAATTTGACAATTTTCCGATTAGGATTTGGTAGCCCTTACGCAAAGTCTTTTTAGTTTCCAAGTTAACCAAATAAGATTAAAATATTATTTGTAAGTAAATTGAATTATTGGAGTGATTAACATGAAATTGTTAAAAGAATATGGCTTTTATTTATTGTTATTAGCCATTGTCAGTGAGATCGCACTCCCTTTTATTTTGGCGAAGTACTATCCCAATTATAGTCAAATTAATGATCTCATCTCAACTTTTGGTGAAACCGACAGCCCGACAAAATGGGCGTTTAAAATCTGGGAAATTATTAACGGTACTCTCTTTGTCTTAAGTGGCCCAGCTATCTTTCAGCGTTTCAAAGAAACAAATTCTCAACTGGCGTTTGTTCTTTCTTTGATGGTAATTTTGTTTGGTATTGGCGACTGTATTATTACCGGTATTTTCGACCGAGCAGCTAACTCCAGCGAAGTAGACTTCACCTCACTGCTTCACAATTACGCTTCAGGAGCAGGGTTTGTTGCACTTTTAGTGGGAACATTACTTTTATTTCTCCTCTATCAAAAAGAAAAAAATTCAGTAATGATTATTTTATTACCACTTATTTTTATTGCCGCTTTGATTTTTATGTTTTTATTTGCAATGCCAAAAATCCCAATTATTAGCCAATTCCAAGTTTCCCACCGGGGATTATGGCAACGGCTCAACTTATGGTTTTTATATTTGCCATATTTTATTGCCGCGCTACAAAGTCTTTTTACCAAGTCAGCATAATAAAAAAGTTACTTGCACTCAGTTGCCTTGCCAACAATAAAAAATTTCGGCTTAAGGCTTAGACGCCAGTTTGAGGGGCTTAAAAGGGCTAAAGTAGTCCTATTAATATTTTTTCTTGTGAAAAATAAAATGGATACTTCTATGCCGCCAGACCAAAAAAGCACCTGCAACACTTCTCTGTGAAATGTTGCAGGTGCTTTTTTTAGCTTTTCATCCTAAAATTCTGACTGATTCTGAGGCCAACGTGTATTGGATTTACTTGGCAAAATTAGGGTAATAAAAATAACGATCGTACCGATTATTGGAATTAAGTAAAACAAAATCCACCAATTGCTGTGATTGCGATCATGTAGGCGTCTTGCTCGTACAGTAAAATTAGCGAGCCAGATTAATGCATTTAATAAAATAAAAATGATCGTAATCGTGTTCCACTCTTTGATGACCGTCACATCATCTGGTGTAATTTCTATATAACGGCTAACACCCGTTAGAATGGAGTAAAGTGCCAATACTAAATAATTCACGAGTTGTGGCCACCAATATTGCCCTCTTTTTGCAGAGGCATTCATTACAGTCATATTATGCCAGTATTCTTTATATGCTTGAATCATATTATCCCCTCCTATTCCACTATCCCAAAGCTTGGAAAAGTTGTCAAAAATTAAGCTTAAATATGCTAATTTAGAGTTTGCCTCCTTTTTGCGATTTTTTCTTGAAAAAAATCAGCTTAAGATAGCGTCCAAATTATTTTAACTTAATCAAACAGGAGCGGTCTTTTACTTATTTTTAGCTTCAAATATTTGATCTGACAAGCCGTTTTATTTTTCTTTTTTTAAATCACTCCAACTAAACCCGCTATCGACAATATCCACCAGTAAAAGTGGTATCCCAATCAAAACAGCAAGATCTGGCGGTGAGACATAATTAAGGTCGGCATTCAAAAATACACTGGCTAATTCTGGAATATCTTTTATAAAGGTAGCAAACAAAGCTAATACAAATAGCGCTATTCTAACGATAATCGTTGCAAGTAAAGCCTTTTTCTTTTCACTACTATTAAAAAATCTACCCGCTATCGCAAATGCAAGATAAACAAAAACTAAAATCGGAACACTTTTTATTCCCATCATCTTTCCCCCTTGTAAAAGCATACCACTTTGATAGAAAAATATGACAAGAATCTCCACTTTCAACTCAATTCTATAAATGAATTAGCCTTTTTGTACTTATTGTGGATAACACCACTAAGCATGTACTTTTTTATTGTTCTAATGCTGTTCTTTTAACTTAGAAGTGTTGAATCCATCGAATTGTCGTGCTATTCTTTTTCCATGGTATGATATTGAAATTTTCTCCTTTGTAGGCTGTTAGCATCGGTTGGCTAACAGCCTTTTAATTTTTTTAGTTTCAATTAAGGAAAACAGTTACGCAATTTTAAATAAACAAAAAAGAGAGCTACTTTTTGATAAGCTCCCCTAACTAGGTCAAAGAAAAATTAAATTCTAGTTATTGGAGCATATCAATTAGTAGTCCTCTTTTTAACTATTCGTAACTTTTATATTCTATGTTAACTATCTTAATCGTCCAATTCTACATTGTGGAAGATTTGTTGTACATCTTCCAAATCGTCTAAGGCATCGATCATTTTTTCAAATTTTTCTAAGTCTTCGCCTGTTAATTGGATTTCATTTTGAGGCATCATTTGAATTTCTGCTACTGAAAACTCAGCAATTCCTTTTTCCTTTAATGCTGCTTGAATACTGTTAAAGTCCTCTGGTTCCCCATAAACGATGATTTGATCGTCTTCTTTTGTAACATCGCGAACATCAATGTCTTTTTCCATTAGGTATTCTAAAATTTCATCGGCATCTTCGCCGGCAAAACCAAAAATCGCAGTATTATCAAACATGTAACTAACAGCTCCAGATACTCCCATATTCCCGCCATTTTTACCAAAAGCAGCGCGAACATCAGCAGCGGTACGATTAACGTTATTGGTTAAAGCATCTACGATTACCATTGATCCATTTGGCCCAAAGCCTTCATAACGCAACTCTTGATAATTTTCATCGCCAGATCCTTTTGCTTTTTCAATCGCACGATCAATGATGTGTTTTGGCACATTATACGTTTTCGCCCGTTCGATAACAAAACGTAATTTTTGGTTGGCGTGGGGATCAGGATCACCTGATTTTGCTGCTGCGTAGATTTCAATCCCAAATTTTGCATAAACACGACTATTTGCACCGTCTTTTGCGGTCTTTTTCGCGACGATATTTGCCCACTTACGACCCATACTTTCACTTCCGTTTCTATATTATTCAACTGACGAAAAAACGTCCTTTTCCATTATACTTGTGTGAAGGCTTCCTGTGAAGTATTTTTTAGTCTCAATTCAATTTCAAAGGCCTTCGACCAAAATTTTGTTCGCTAATGTCTTTACTTGCCAACCGATAAATTTCATCGGCTCTTAAAGTTAAGGGGACTTGATTGGCACCACTTTTGCCGATTTTTGCAAGTAGTGGCCAAGGGGTTACTTTTTTAAGTTGATTCAAATATTTTTGTCCTTTACGGTTAAACCCGAGTATACGCAAATAATTATCTGACCAAGCAAGCTGCATTTCAGCACGTGTAATATTCAACAAAATATAACATAGCTGTCGTTGAATCCGGGTTAATGTATAGTGCTTTGATTTTACTTGAGACAAAAAATCCGTAAAATCTGTGGTATTCAGTGCAGTTTGCTGCATTTTCAAGGCAAGCCCTGATTCCATTTGATAGAGGATTAATAAATCTTCTAGGCTACTACTCATTAAGCGATAACGTAAATAAGGCCAAAAGTTATGCCAATCAACAGAATATTTTTCTACACTTTGTTTTGTCTTGATTGGTACAAAATTAGAAATATCGCCATCTTCTTGAAGTAGCTTGCGAATTGCTGTAGCGCTGGCGATTTTCCCATCTGTAATTTGAATATCGTGATAACCTGCTTTTTGTCTTTTAATAGCAATTAAATTCATCGGATTTTTCAGCTGCGCATTTTCTTTGGCATAACTCAAACCCAAAATATGATTAGGCAACATTTGATTAACTTGCGGTAGGTTAAACAGTTCCTGATAAATTTCTTGCATAATTTGTGGATACGTCTTTTTTTGATCCGCCTTTCGTTGAAACAGTGCCTTTATTTCAGCAGACTGCCGATTCAACTGTTGTCCAAAGGCATTATAATCAAAAGTTGCATCATAATCAGTTCCAAAGCACAAACTATCACATTGTAATGCTGCCAGCGTTTTGATACCGCCTTTTGCAAATATATCCGCTGCTTGGCAAGCGTATTGAATGGGTAATTCAATTACTAAATCCACACCATGAGCCAGTGCAGCATCTGCTCTTTGCCATTTATCCACCACCGCTGGCTCTCCTCGCTGCAAAAAATTTCCGCTCATTACAGCAATGACAACGTCCGCCTGACTTTTCTTGCGGGCTGTTTTGATATGATAAAGATGGCCATTATGAAAGGGATTGTATTCAACAATAACACCGCAAGCTTTCATTTTTCTTTCCTTTCTTTTTAAAACAGGTAATTATGACATAAACAAATATAACCGGACTGATATGTTAAAACGTTTCATATCTTGCGTCCGGATAATTTTGTATTCACTTATTTTTGACAAACAAAAAACCAACGGCGCGTTTTTTCATTTGGCTGACTATCGGTGAAATCACCAAAGCACTCTATCTGATTAAACCCAGCATTTTCCAACATTCTTTGATAAAGTTCCAATGAGTAAGTACGTTCTTTATGCAACTCATCTCTGCGTTCAAATAAATCGCACTCTGTGTTTTGCGCGACAAAAAAAGTTAGAAAATGTTCAATACTATCAGGTAGCTTTCCTTGATAACTTTCCCACAAAAAAGCAAACTCATCGGTTTGATAATGGTAGTTATAATCAGGAAAAACTTCATTGATTTGGTAAAGAGAGTGAACATCAAAAATGAAGATTCCCTCTTTTTTTAACAGCTGATAGACACCATCAAAAACTTGTTGAACGGCTTGTTCATCTGGCATATAGCATAGTGAATCCGAAAAGCAGGTAACAGCTTCGTATTCGCCGATATCATTTAAATCCAGCATATCACCTTCAATAAATTGTACCGAAACATCCGCTTCAAAAGCTCGTTGGCTTGCAATCATTAACATTTCTTCCGATAAATCTAAAGCCGTCACATCATAACCGTCTTTGGCAAAGCGACAGGCTAGTGCCCCGGTACCACATGCCAATTCTAGTAATTGTTTTTTTTGCTTTAAATGGCGCTTTGAAAATTCATACCATTTTTCATATAGACTTTTATCCATCACTTCATCATAAACAAAAGCAAATGTTTCATATGTCATTTTAAGATACAAGCCATGCATTTAGGTCAACTAAAGGTGCGTCAGACCACAATTTTTCTAAATTGTAAAATTCCCGCTCGCTTGTGCTAAATACGTGGACAATAACATCCCCTAGATCAATTAAAACCCATTTAGCTCCGTCTTTACCTTCAATTCTTTTGATGGCAACTCCTTGTGTTTCTTCTTTTTCGACGATTTCATCAATGATCGCATTAATCTGACGTTCACTATTTGCAGAACAAATTAAAAAATAATCTGCCAATAGGGAAATTTCTCGCACATCTAATGCAATAATATCTTGCGCATGTTTTGAATCAGCAGCTTCTACTGCTATTTGTAAAATCTTTTCACTTTCTATGGTAGTTCCCTCCTATATTTGGTGTTACGTTATTTTAGTTAAGCGTGATTTGCGACCCACTTATTATATGTCTCAATTGTTTTTGGATAAATGGGCTTGTTTTGTTCAATTAGATAGGTCAGTGTATGCTTTGTTTCATAAGCAACAGCCTCATCTAAATTAATCAATGCTATTTCCCGTGCTTTTTTAACCCCTGGAAAGTCTCGTCCAGGTTCAATAAAGTCCGCTACATAAATGATTTTTGCCAAAAGTGACATTTCAGCTGCACCGGTAGTATGCAACGCAATCGCTGTTAAAATTTCTTCGTCATCAATTTCTAACTCTCGCTGGACAAAGTCAGCCCCCACAATGCCGTGCCAAATGGCGTTACCCCAGTTTAACAAGTCCAAATCAAAACCATCACGACGAATAACCAATTGAAATTCATCGTCGCTTCTTTCTTTAGCGTAGTCATGCGTTAAAGCAGCAATACTTGCTTTTTCTGGTGAAGCACCATATTTACTTGCCAAGGCAATCGCAGTTTCTTCCACACCCAAAACGTGTTTAAAGCGTTTTTCACTCATTTGCATCTGAACTTTTTGCATCAGTAATTTTCGATCCATCGCCGTATAATTATCACTATATTTCATCAAGATACAGCCCCTTTTCTAAAATATAGTTTAACACAGGATCTGGTAGAAAGTAGCGCGCCGAGCACCCCTGAGCAATCTTTTTACGAATCAGAGACGAACTCAAATCCATTTGCGGAATGTCCACCCAAATAATTGGATACGGACTTTCTTGACTGTACTCAGGACGCTTAACGCCTACAAATTGAACTAAATCAGCCAACTCATCAATTTGACGCCATTTCGGTAGATAAGCCACCATATCGCCACCAATAATAAAATAAAAATCAGTATCTGGATTTTGTTCTTTTAAAATCTTCATGGTATCAATCGTATAACTAACACCTTGCCGTCTAATTTCAACATCCTCTACTTTTAAGCGTGGATTATCTTGAACAGCAAGCTTTAACATTTCTATGCGATGGTGGGCTGAAATTGTCTTTTTTGCATCAATATGAGGGGGCAGATACTCTGGCATTAGACGTACTTCATCTAAGCCTAAAAGTTGTCCTACTTGGTCTGCAATAATTAAATGCATCACATGTACCGGATTAAAGTTCCCACCTAAAATACCAACTTGTTTACGACGCTTGTTGTTTAGCGGTGCCATTTTTACTTGCGGTACGACACCAACTGCCACTTTTTGCATCTGCCAAACCTCCTAAATTGCTTTTACTTCTTTTGAAATCCTTTGATATTTTTCTTTGCTGCTTGGTCGGTATAAGACTAAAACACGGCCGATAATCTGAACAACTTGACAGTGTACTTCCGCTGTTAAAATATGTGCGACATCAGTTGCAATCTCATCTGTATTTTGTAGCAACGAAACTTTAATTAGTTCCCGTTTTTCCAACGCTTCTCCAATTTGGGTAATCATTGGACCACTAATGCCGCCTTTTCCTATTTGAAAAATCGGCTGTAGGTGATGCGCTTTGCTTCTTAAAAAGCGTTTTTGTTTTCCTCGTAATTCCATAGTTGCCTTCTTTCTAAATCAATGCTTTTCTGGTTAAGACCGCAACACCCTTAGGCGCCCAACCGGCAATAACACATGGATTAGTAATTGTAATCCAGCCCAGCCCAGCAAAGACAATATCTGTTTTTTCTTTAATTGAAAATTCAAAACGTTGTAAAGGTGGAAAATCTACTACTTCTTCTGGGCGTGGCGGTTGTAATAGCCCCCCCACGTGTTTTTCATAAAAAGCGTCAGCATTTGTTAATTTTGTCCGGTGAATTTCCACATCATTTGAAACATATGTTACAAATGAGCTACGCTCACCTTTAATAAAATCAAAACGTGCCAAACCACCCAAAAAGAGCGTTTGCTCAGGATTTAACTGGTAAACTTTAGGCTTAACTTCTTTTTGTGGTGCAACAATTTTTAAATCTTGCGCACCTAAGTAATGCGCCATTTGTTCACGATGAATAATCCCTGGTGTATCAATCAAAAAGTGTCCATCTTCTAATGGAATTTCAATTTTATCTAACGTTGTGCCTGGAAAGCGTGAAGTTGTAATCAAGTCTTTGACACCAGCAGTCTGCTTAATGATTTGATTGATTAGCGTTGATTTTCCAACATTCGTCACACCGACAACATAAACATCCCGTCCATCACGATATTTTTCGATTGTATCTAACAGTTCTGTCATCTCTTGTGGTTTCTTGGCACTCGTCAATAAAACATCCACGGGACGCAGACCCGTTTCGTGAGCTCTTTCCCGCATCCATTGTGTCATTTTCCCGCGTTTTAACGACTTTGGTAAAATGTCGACTTTATTTCCCACCATCAACACGGGATTATCACCGACAAAACGATGTAATCCGGGAATAAGTGAGCCATTAAAATCAAAAATATCAACGACATTTACAATTAAAGCATCTTTTTGCCCCAATTCATTTAATAAGCGTAGAAAATCATCATCTGTTAAAGCGACTGGTTGAATTTCATTGTAGTGTCGCAAGCGAAAACAACGTTGACAATACACTTCACCCGTTTCAAGCCCTTTATCTAGCGCTGATTGTGGCGTATAACCTAACTCACCTGGATGTTGTGTTTGAATTTCGGCACCACAGCCAATACAATAAATTGTTTCAGTTTCAGTCATTTAATTCACCTTGCCATTTCATATCCGGATTATTTTTTTGTAAATGCTTCATGATTTTCCGTTCAAAAAAGCGATTGATCCGCGTATTCCAGCCGTCTGTTGCCACAACTGGCTTCACCAAAATACTTTTAACGCCTGCTCTATTAGCTCCACGAATATCTGTCATAATTTGATCGCCCACCATTACGACATCTTCTTTTTTCATTCCCAGCTTTTGGTAGCCCGCCTTAATCCCTCTTGCAAAAGGTTTTAAAGCTCTGGAAACAAAGTCTAAACCAAAAGGTGCTAATGCATGGGCAATGCGTTCATGATTATTGTTAGAAACGACAACAACAGGAATTTTAGCAGCATCCATTTGTTTTAGCCATTGGCGTAACTCTTCGGTCCCATTGGGATTATTCCAAGCGATTAAAGTATTATCTAAATCTGTTAAAACAGCTTTAATGCCGTGTTTTTTTAATTGTTCCGGTGTAATCTGATAGATGGCCGAAACCATCCACGTTGGTTTATATTCCTGAAACATAGGTGCTCCTTTACTCAAAAAATGAAGGAGTACCGTGTACTCCTCAAACCGAAATTATACTATAAAGTGTGTCATAATTCTAGCTTTCGTAATTTTCATCCTCATTATTTCAAACTTTATTAAAAATAGACGCCTAATTTAAAAAAATAGTCGATAATTTTGAGAGTTTAAAAATAATTTTTTTAATTGCTAACAAATCACTTGCCGGAAAATAAAAAAAGCTATATACTATTTCTTGTCTTGCGGGTGTAGTTTAGTGGTAAAACAGAAGCTTCCCAAGCTTCCGTCGCGAGTTCGATTCTCGTCACCCGCTTAGTCTAAAAACCTTGATGTATCAAGGTTTTTTCTTTTTGTCTTGATTTGTTGATATCATTGGGTATCAGCAATTATCAAGCCCGTCTAAACTATTATCTAAACTACTTTTTGGATTCAGTCATCTCAGCGAATGCTTGTATAGCAGGGATTGAGACGATTGAATCCTTTTTTTATTTCTAGACTCTAAACTATTTAGCTTAGAGCGTTCGCTAAGAGATTAATCGAGTCTATTTTCTCTTCTTGATAAACTCCTGCGTAGGTATCTAACGTCATTGAAACACTGGAGTGCCCTAGCAGCTCTGAAACGGTTTTAAAATTAATACCTTGTCCAATTAGAATTGTTGCAAAAGTGTGTCGGAGTGCGTGAGGACTTAGTTTAGGAATTCCAGCATGCTTTGAGATTCTGTGTAACCAAAGTCTTGGATGTGATAGTTGGATGGGTTCGCCTTTTTCATCACAAAAGACAAACTGTTTCCCATCAAAGATATTGACACCTAATTTTAGACACTCCTCTTTCTGAATCAGACGCCACTTTTTCAAGATAGAAATTGTCTCATCGGTTAACGGGATTTTTCTTCTAGACTTCTTAGTTTTTGGTTCCTCAAGATATTGCCTTCTGTTTTTCCCACGAGTCAAAGTCTGTTTTATGGTAAGTACTTTTTCATCAAAATTGATGCAATCCCATTGCAAACCCAAAATCTCACCTTGTCTACAACCTGTATTCGCAAGCAAGAAAAAGAATGTATAGATTTGAAAAGGTTCGTTATTTTTTGCATATTCCAATAACTTTTTAAGCTCGTCTTTAGTATAAAAGTTTATTTCCTTTTCTTGAAGGTTCTTTTTCTTTCTTGGCATGACAATTTTTTTTGCTGGATTTTCGGATACATAACCTTGCTTAATAGCAAAATCAAAAATCCGAGAGACGTTTGAAACATACTCTTTAAATTGAGTATTCTTTTCTCTCATGGTATTGGCAAATTTTTGAATATCGGATACTCGTATTTTTTTGATTTCTTTCTCTCCAAAAGTTGGCAAAATATGAGTGTCAAATTTTTGCTTAAGTTTTACAAAACTTGACTCTTTCACGGTAAGCTCGTACGTCTCTAACCATAGTTCATAGATTTCCTTAAATGTTGCATCTTTGTGATTTTGAAACCCATTTTTTAAAATGTCATACGAAACTTGACGATAATAAGCTTTAGCAGCTTTCTGAGTGAGAAAGCCTCCTTTATTAATGTTAACTTGCTTCTTTGTCTCGGGATTTACTCCAAGATATCCCGTCACTCGCCATAAATTTGCTCCATTGCTTTTTTGATATTGTGTGTATGTTGGCATTTTTTTCTCCTTCTCATGTGTGGGGCACATAGGAAAGGAATGAACTTTCGTTACTTGTTCTGTTGTGCTTCTTGAATGAAGGCTAAGTCTTTTGCAGTTTTCTCGATTTCTTCAAACGGGAGGTTGTCAAAGAAGACTGGTTTCATCTCTGGTTTCCCATGACGATCCAAAATTGGATTGCCGTCTTCATCCAAACGCATTTGTGGGGTAAAGAAACGTTGGATAAAGGCGAGTTTCTCTGCTACCTCGTCTATTTCTTTCACTGTATGGCTATTCAAAATTTTCGCCAAAGTAAACAAGTTTTGAACTTTTTGATCGTACTCGTCGATGCGATCAAGAATAACCGTTGTTTCAGAGACCGCAATCTCTTTTGGTGAACCAAAGAGTTGAATCGGTGTCGCATGAAAGACCGTCGCAAATTTTTCTAAGCTCTCAAAGGTCGGGTAGCGAATTCCCCGTTCGATATTGGAGATGGTTTGTTTTTGTACACCAATCTTTTCTGCTAATTCCGTTTGGGAAAGTCCCATTTCTTTTCGTAAACGAGCGACATTGCCGCCAAAGTTTTCTATCATTTTCCTCACCTCGGGTCTATCATAAGCGCTTTCTCTAAAAAATTCAAGTAAAAAATAAACTAAATAGTATTTCAAGTAAACTTTTAAAATATACTTGACATCTATTTTAGATCGCGGTAGAGTGTACGAAAAGATACTATTTTATTTATTTATAGTTCTTTTAGTTTTAAAAAGAAAATGTAAGGAGGTGAAAAGAATGTCGGTATTGGAACAAGCGCTCCTGGATTGGCAAAAAGATCAGACCAATCAATTCTTTGCCCTGTTAGAAACCCGCTTGGAAGAAACACAGACCCAGCAGGATATCGTCAAACAAAAAT
The DNA window shown above is from Enterococcus montenegrensis and carries:
- a CDS encoding tyrosine-type recombinase/integrase, yielding MPTYTQYQKSNGANLWRVTGYLGVNPETKKQVNINKGGFLTQKAAKAYYRQVSYDILKNGFQNHKDATFKEIYELWLETYELTVKESSFVKLKQKFDTHILPTFGEKEIKKIRVSDIQKFANTMREKNTQFKEYVSNVSRIFDFAIKQGYVSENPAKKIVMPRKKKNLQEKEINFYTKDELKKLLEYAKNNEPFQIYTFFFLLANTGCRQGEILGLQWDCINFDEKVLTIKQTLTRGKNRRQYLEEPKTKKSRRKIPLTDETISILKKWRLIQKEECLKLGVNIFDGKQFVFCDEKGEPIQLSHPRLWLHRISKHAGIPKLSPHALRHTFATILIGQGINFKTVSELLGHSSVSMTLDTYAGVYQEEKIDSINLLANALS
- a CDS encoding YqeG family HAD IIIA-type phosphatase, giving the protein MFQEYKPTWMVSAIYQITPEQLKKHGIKAVLTDLDNTLIAWNNPNGTEELRQWLKQMDAAKIPVVVVSNNNHERIAHALAPFGLDFVSRALKPFARGIKAGYQKLGMKKEDVVMVGDQIMTDIRGANRAGVKSILVKPVVATDGWNTRINRFFERKIMKHLQKNNPDMKWQGELND
- a CDS encoding helix-turn-helix domain-containing protein, whose protein sequence is MIENFGGNVARLRKEMGLSQTELAEKIGVQKQTISNIERGIRYPTFESLEKFATVFHATPIQLFGSPKEIAVSETTVILDRIDEYDQKVQNLFTLAKILNSHTVKEIDEVAEKLAFIQRFFTPQMRLDEDGNPILDRHGKPEMKPVFFDNLPFEEIEKTAKDLAFIQEAQQNK